Proteins found in one Ptychodera flava strain L36383 chromosome 16, AS_Pfla_20210202, whole genome shotgun sequence genomic segment:
- the LOC139115001 gene encoding beta-1,3-galactosyltransferase 5-like, whose protein sequence is MGPPKTPQLKDSSERWRLWKNYSSKFCPPNSIVGIVYIISDGTENTEETSIGGAERCNEKGRLIKAYSYGQEAEDVKRTPWSVIMKIKTRCCVLVVLVYALFNCVLLLYSTVLNESAANRLHFSRIGKTRQLAEVEQTRSPPFLESHSKTHITYRINRKGKCFNDPTVTLLIIISSSPEEGARRIAMRETWAGSRVSDSVGSTVVCLFLLGPTDNFILRKEIDEESNKYHDVVQADAASHGRYDDDLITLHWVRHYCINSRFLLTVDDRTLAFTDRLVPHLTQISKTDFFGCLLSRNSTHGNFKRGSHSLDVSTQPYHLPSFKERSCLLSIDVALRVAILSQELSRPLFANTTLLYYSRKLNLPVSNLERFQVYDSNRSLCELKSAFLISDVGPASMYNLWEDLRDQRVNSCNGTAERSKHFSKIPLMIETSRLHDVSLRADFSHARNTVDDDIFLLVLFQSDSRNENRRSIIRKTGGMFRTVRGKKVVQLFLVGAPPTAEVESKVKSEGEHFKDIIVINTDDHSDPSLKVSILLKLAALFLPPARYVMKVEDDAFIRGKWAQVGRRGKWATFHFTTNCR, encoded by the exons ATGGGACCACCGAAAACTCCACAGTTGAAGGATTCCAGTGAGAGATG GCGCctttggaaaaattacagcagcaAGTTTTGTCCCCCAAACTCCATCGTTGGCATAGTCTACATCATTAGCGACGGAACAGAGAACACCGAAGAAACGTCGATAGGGGGCGCTGAACGTTGTAATGAAAAGGGTCGACTTATAAAGGCGTACAGTTATGGGCAAGAAGCAGAAGATGTAAAAAGAACACCTTGGTCAGTCATCATGAAAATTAAGACGAGATGTTGTGTTTTAGTCGTTCTCGTGTATGCACTCTTCAACTGCGTTTTGTTACTGTACTCGACGGTTCTGAACGAGAGTGCAGCCAACAGGTTACATTTTTCTCGGATTGGCAAGACACGGCAACTCGCTGAAGTCGAACAAACGCGGTCACCACCTTTCCTCGAAAGTCACAGCAAAACTCACATTACGTATCGCATAAATCGGAAAGGAAAGTGCTTCAACGACCCAACGGTGACATTATTGATCATCATTTCATCTTCGCCGGAAGAGGGCGCAAGGCGGATTGCTATGAGAGAAACTTGGGCCGGGAGTCGAGTCTCAGATTCCGTCGGCAGTACTGTTGTTTGCTTGTTTCTACTGGGGCCAACCGACAACTTTATACTACGAAAGGAAATCGACGAGGAAAGCAACAAATATCATGACGTTGTTCAAGCAGACGCGGCAAGCCATGGGAGATATGATGATGACCTCATCACATTGCACTGGGTCAGGCATTACTGTATAAATTCGCGTTTCCTTCTGACAGTTGATGACAGAACCCTGGCTTTCACTGATCGTCTGGTGCCGCATCTGACCCAGATTTCCAAAACGGATTTTTTTGGTTGTTTATTGTCGAGAAACTCGACTCATGGGAATTTTAAACGGGGGAGTCACTCGCTGGACGTTTCTACACAGCCGTATCACTTACCGTCCTTCAAAGAACGATCTTGCTTACTCTCTATCGACGTTGCCCTCCGCGTCGCCATTTTGTCTCAAGAATTGAGTCGGCCTTTGTTCGCAAATACCACCCTCCTGTATTACTCACGGAAACTGAACCTGCCAGTGAGCAATCTCGAAAGATTTCAAGTTTACGATAGCAACAGAAGCTTATGTGAGCTTAAGTCAGCCTTTCTCATATCAGATGTCGGTCCAGCATCTATGTACAACCTTTGGGAGGACCTGAGGGATCAGAGAGTGAATAGTTGCAACGGAACCGCCGAGCGGAGTAAGCATTTCTCCAAAATACCCCTCATGATTGAAACGTCAAGACTACACGATGTTTCATTGAGGGCAGATTTTTCACATGCGCGGAATACCGTTGATGACGACATCTTTCTTCTCGTGCTGTTCCAGTCCGATAGCAGGAATGAGAATCGTCGTTCCATTATTCGAAAAACCGGCGGGATGTTCAGGACTGTTAGGGGAAAGAAAGTGGTTCAATTGTTTCTCGTAGGAGCGCCACCAACCGCCGAGGTAGAGAGTAAAGTTAAATCTGAAGGGGAGCACTTTAAAGACATTATCGTTATTAATACGGACGATCACAGCGATCCCTCACTAAAGGTTTCGATATTGCTTAAGTTGGCAGCGTTGTTTTTGCCACCTGCAAGGTATGTAATGAAAGTAGAGGATGACGCTTTCATTAGGGGAAAGTGGGCGCAAGTGGGCCGTCGGGGCAAGTGGGCCACTTTCCATTTTACGACAAATTGTCGTTAA